The Oceanispirochaeta sp. M1 genome includes a window with the following:
- a CDS encoding cation:proton antiporter regulatory subunit, which produces MDVRQRLTISTGYGVAEILVKEDSHIVGKTVAESGLRDQDITVLTLHRETEVIPNPRENRILEANDRLLCFGRLESMRSMIPKRKKRREKVKKLPDNMVAEI; this is translated from the coding sequence TTGGATGTACGACAACGTTTAACAATCAGCACTGGTTATGGGGTTGCTGAAATACTTGTTAAGGAAGACAGCCATATTGTAGGAAAAACTGTAGCAGAATCGGGTCTCAGGGATCAGGATATCACAGTTCTAACCCTCCACAGGGAAACAGAGGTAATCCCGAACCCGAGGGAAAACAGAATATTGGAAGCAAATGACCGATTGCTTTGCTTTGGCCGCCTTGAATCAATGCGCAGCATGATTCCCAAAAGAAAAAAGCGCAGAGAAAAAGTTAAAAAACTACCTGACAATATGGTGGCTGAAATCTAA
- a CDS encoding amidohydrolase family protein → MPDLILKNASLIDETGQILPESNVSVENGLITHIFRSAEHESSINIPQEGEEIIDCRGLFVSPGFVNLHSHSPMAIFRGIAEDVDADTWFNRDIWPYESKMTAQDVEAGAMLAIMEMLDNGVCAFADHYFMSDRICQAVLNTGIRADIAPTLFGMTGGFEEQLDAAAGLIDQWNNQSQRLALRMGPHSPYTCSPQQLKQTAERAASLGVGLHMHVSETAEQVKKSLIEYGQTPFQILKDAGCLDLPLIVAHGLWIRDEERALIEKDTHFAVCPKTYMKLSCGQGTLWQNPRELPLCIGTDGAASSNSLSPLEQASLFALAGKFITGDPESFPLREVWQMLMKGHEALGFNSGRIAEGAAADLLIWDLNDIHTMPLYNPLASILYSAGKQNIRDSLIAGSFVKRNGKVLADTDAVRREAQYRAKDILKRGRGETRLVF, encoded by the coding sequence ATGCCTGATCTGATTCTTAAAAATGCCTCTCTTATAGACGAAACAGGTCAGATTCTTCCTGAAAGCAATGTGTCTGTTGAGAACGGTCTGATTACTCATATTTTCCGGTCAGCCGAGCATGAATCATCGATTAACATTCCTCAGGAGGGTGAAGAGATTATAGACTGCCGGGGGCTTTTTGTGTCCCCCGGGTTCGTGAATCTCCACTCCCATTCTCCCATGGCCATCTTTCGTGGTATCGCCGAGGATGTGGACGCCGACACCTGGTTCAACCGGGATATCTGGCCCTATGAGAGTAAAATGACCGCCCAGGATGTGGAGGCAGGAGCAATGCTTGCCATCATGGAGATGCTGGATAATGGTGTCTGTGCTTTTGCAGATCACTATTTTATGAGTGATCGAATCTGCCAGGCTGTTCTGAATACGGGAATAAGGGCTGATATCGCACCGACCCTCTTTGGGATGACCGGTGGATTTGAAGAACAGCTGGATGCTGCTGCCGGATTGATTGATCAATGGAACAATCAATCCCAGCGCCTGGCTCTTCGGATGGGACCCCATTCTCCCTATACCTGTTCTCCGCAGCAGCTGAAGCAAACGGCAGAGAGAGCCGCGTCTCTGGGAGTGGGCCTGCATATGCATGTGTCAGAAACAGCAGAACAGGTAAAAAAGAGCCTGATCGAATACGGTCAAACCCCATTCCAAATTTTGAAGGACGCTGGCTGTCTGGATCTACCTCTGATTGTGGCTCATGGTTTATGGATACGGGATGAAGAGAGGGCACTTATTGAAAAGGATACCCATTTTGCGGTCTGTCCTAAAACCTATATGAAACTCTCCTGCGGGCAGGGAACCCTCTGGCAGAATCCCAGAGAACTCCCCTTATGTATCGGAACAGACGGCGCTGCCAGTTCCAATTCTTTGAGTCCTCTGGAACAGGCTTCCTTATTTGCTCTGGCTGGAAAGTTTATCACCGGAGATCCCGAATCCTTTCCTCTTCGTGAAGTATGGCAGATGCTCATGAAAGGTCATGAGGCACTGGGATTTAATTCAGGCCGAATCGCCGAAGGTGCCGCTGCTGATCTATTAATATGGGACCTGAATGATATCCACACCATGCCTCTTTATAATCCCCTTGCATCAATTCTCTACAGTGCCGGAAAACAGAATATCAGGGATTCCCTGATTGCCGGGAGTTTTGTGAAACGGAACGGTAAGGTACTGGCTGATACTGATGCTGTCCGCAGGGAGGCTCAGTATCGTGCAAAGGATATTTTGAAAAGAGGAAGAGGAGAGACTCGTCTGGTGTTTTAA
- the deoD gene encoding purine-nucleoside phosphorylase — translation MSTAHMEAKKGDIAESVLLPGDPLRAKYIAENFLEDAVCYNQVRGMLGYTGTYKGKKVSIQGTGMGMPSISIYVNELLTVYGVKNLIRIGTCGSMQEDVKIRDVVMAMSASTDSSMNSLRFGGMDFAPTANFDLLRRAWEKGVELGVSAKVGNVLTSDTFYADDPDGWKKWAEYGVLTAEMETSALYTLAAKFKANALSLLTVSDSIVTSEQCSPEERQTTFNQMIQIALEIV, via the coding sequence ATGAGTACAGCACACATGGAAGCAAAGAAAGGGGATATCGCAGAATCTGTCCTTCTCCCCGGAGATCCTTTAAGAGCTAAATACATAGCTGAGAATTTTCTGGAAGATGCGGTTTGTTACAATCAGGTTCGGGGGATGCTCGGTTATACGGGTACCTATAAGGGAAAGAAAGTTTCCATACAGGGCACCGGAATGGGCATGCCCTCAATTTCTATTTACGTTAATGAGTTACTCACTGTCTATGGAGTTAAAAATCTGATCAGAATCGGTACCTGTGGTTCTATGCAGGAAGATGTAAAAATCAGGGATGTTGTTATGGCCATGAGCGCCTCAACCGATTCCTCTATGAACAGCCTCCGTTTCGGGGGCATGGATTTTGCTCCTACTGCTAATTTCGATCTCCTTCGGCGGGCCTGGGAGAAAGGTGTGGAACTGGGTGTCTCCGCCAAGGTCGGGAATGTTCTCACATCGGACACTTTTTATGCGGATGACCCCGATGGGTGGAAGAAATGGGCGGAGTACGGCGTGTTGACGGCGGAAATGGAGACTTCTGCTCTCTACACTCTGGCGGCGAAGTTTAAGGCTAATGCCCTGTCTCTTCTTACAGTGAGTGACAGTATTGTCACCAGTGAGCAGTGCAGCCCTGAAGAGAGGCAGACCACATTCAACCAGATGATCCAGATCGCTCTTGAAATCGTCTGA
- a CDS encoding nucleoside phosphorylase, with protein MKQPHILCDKKDVAENILLPGDPARVLRAAEYLDSWSEIAFNREFRTLTGSYKGMPVTICSTGIGGPSMVIALEELIACGAKNFIRIGSAGASRSGIALGDLIIPTATVREDGASRMYAEEGYPAAPDYYLLSALIETCRKQSLQFHVGITRSHDSFYIDDEAERMKKANSMNVLGSDMETATLFTLASLRGVRAAAVLNNVVLYERDVKEGIGDYVDQSSLTARGEELEIQVALEALKEVLF; from the coding sequence ATGAAACAACCTCATATCCTTTGCGACAAAAAAGATGTGGCCGAAAATATTCTCCTGCCGGGAGATCCTGCCCGGGTTCTCAGGGCTGCGGAGTATCTTGATTCCTGGAGTGAAATTGCATTCAACCGGGAGTTTAGAACCCTTACAGGGTCCTATAAAGGTATGCCCGTAACCATCTGTTCTACCGGTATCGGCGGTCCCTCCATGGTTATTGCTCTGGAAGAACTGATTGCCTGCGGGGCTAAGAACTTTATCCGCATAGGCAGCGCCGGTGCCAGCCGATCCGGAATTGCTCTGGGCGATTTAATCATTCCCACAGCCACGGTCCGGGAAGATGGAGCATCCAGGATGTATGCGGAAGAGGGCTATCCGGCAGCTCCCGATTATTATCTCCTGTCAGCTCTTATCGAAACCTGTAGAAAACAAAGTCTTCAATTTCATGTGGGAATTACCCGCAGTCATGATTCTTTCTATATCGATGATGAGGCTGAGCGAATGAAAAAGGCCAACAGCATGAATGTACTGGGTTCCGACATGGAGACCGCTACACTTTTCACTCTGGCCTCCCTGCGGGGGGTGAGAGCCGCAGCCGTTTTGAATAATGTGGTTCTTTATGAGAGGGATGTCAAAGAGGGAATTGGAGACTATGTGGATCAGAGTTCTCTAACCGCCAGGGGTGAGGAACTGGAAATCCAGGTTGCTCTTGAAGCACTGAAGGAGGTTCTTTTTTGA
- a CDS encoding M20 family metallopeptidase: MNGKTASILNMIKEMVHIPTQGGIDDTEPMLRYLTDWYASRGMKGNILKDENGKNCAFIFILGEGDGPLYCLNACGDTADIGNPAEWSRDPFSAEEEEGWLYGRGSCDSRAGVAIFSHILHDLFLEKSLTSGRLAVMFDVDEHTGNFGGVKALVRENPDLAGVMIGYPGFDEVVCGARGFYRVELVVSGKSGHTGMAGDNEQNALRKGAALIEELYSRELSALEDKDFPFGPKLTVTKMRGGNGFSVVPDDCRILVDVRLTNTFDAQKASGLLCDAAAAVDERFPSPHPTAVNEKGSWPPYVLPSSSVVASALHKGASSITGRDIPRVVCGPSNIGNYLFSLGIEATCGFGVKNRNFHGIDECIEIVTIDPVYRSYREAVDILFGL, from the coding sequence TTGAACGGGAAGACCGCATCTATACTGAACATGATCAAAGAAATGGTCCACATTCCCACCCAGGGAGGGATCGATGATACAGAGCCTATGCTCAGGTATCTGACCGACTGGTATGCCTCCCGGGGGATGAAAGGAAATATCCTGAAGGATGAAAATGGGAAAAACTGTGCCTTCATCTTTATCCTTGGAGAAGGTGATGGCCCTCTTTACTGTCTGAATGCCTGTGGCGATACCGCCGATATCGGCAATCCGGCAGAGTGGAGTCGAGACCCTTTCAGTGCGGAAGAAGAAGAGGGATGGCTCTATGGCAGAGGAAGTTGTGATTCAAGGGCGGGGGTGGCGATCTTCTCTCATATTCTCCATGATCTGTTCCTTGAGAAGAGCCTAACATCAGGCCGGCTTGCGGTCATGTTCGATGTGGATGAGCATACCGGGAATTTCGGCGGTGTCAAAGCACTGGTTCGAGAGAATCCTGATTTGGCTGGTGTGATGATCGGTTATCCGGGATTTGATGAAGTGGTCTGCGGAGCCAGGGGTTTCTACCGGGTAGAGCTGGTCGTTTCAGGTAAAAGCGGGCATACGGGAATGGCCGGAGACAATGAGCAAAACGCACTGCGTAAAGGGGCTGCTCTCATTGAAGAGCTCTACAGCCGGGAGCTCTCTGCCCTGGAGGATAAGGATTTTCCCTTCGGTCCAAAACTGACAGTTACTAAAATGAGAGGGGGAAATGGATTCTCTGTGGTTCCAGATGATTGCCGTATCCTGGTGGATGTGCGGCTGACAAATACCTTCGATGCCCAAAAGGCTTCAGGGCTGTTATGTGATGCTGCCGCTGCAGTGGATGAACGTTTTCCTTCACCCCATCCTACGGCTGTGAATGAAAAAGGGAGCTGGCCTCCTTATGTGCTGCCTTCCTCCTCAGTCGTGGCTTCCGCTCTCCATAAAGGGGCATCCTCCATCACAGGCCGGGACATTCCCCGGGTTGTCTGCGGTCCCTCCAATATCGGTAACTATCTGTTTTCCCTGGGTATTGAAGCCACCTGCGGCTTCGGTGTTAAGAACAGGAACTTTCATGGTATCGATGAATGCATCGAGATTGTTACTATTGATCCTGTCTACAGATCTTACAGGGAGGCTGTTGATATTTTATTCGGCCTTTAA
- a CDS encoding RimK/LysX family protein, whose amino-acid sequence MKKDFSDLTAIGWREWVSFPDWKIDYIKVKVDTGARTSSLHVGELEYFEQNTEQWVSFYVYPWQESSMDKVRISAPVTSFKYVKSSSGCQERRPVILATLELAGQKVKTEMTLSNRSTMGFRMLLGRISMRKNFFVIPGKSYLGGKPSLEIRKKNRGKI is encoded by the coding sequence TTGAAGAAAGATTTTTCAGACCTTACTGCAATTGGTTGGAGAGAATGGGTATCCTTCCCTGATTGGAAGATTGATTATATTAAAGTCAAAGTTGATACAGGTGCCAGAACATCTTCCTTACATGTAGGTGAATTGGAATATTTTGAGCAGAATACAGAGCAATGGGTCAGTTTCTATGTGTATCCCTGGCAGGAATCTTCTATGGATAAGGTGAGAATTTCTGCCCCGGTGACTTCTTTCAAATATGTTAAGAGTTCTTCAGGATGTCAGGAACGAAGACCTGTCATTCTGGCAACTCTGGAACTTGCCGGACAAAAAGTAAAAACAGAAATGACCCTTAGCAACAGATCTACGATGGGTTTTCGGATGCTTTTGGGGAGAATTTCTATGAGAAAAAACTTTTTTGTAATACCGGGAAAATCCTACTTGGGTGGAAAGCCAAGCTTAGAGATAAGAAAAAAAAACAGGGGTAAGATCTAA
- a CDS encoding TrkH family potassium uptake protein, with the protein MRKIFLIFFVILGIIGLFLEQYRNIPGILNWFVTIIDYSLVSYLLLDFFWGMKSSSKPSYYIKKNLFSFLFIIIYLSLFIINLLLKQRSDLLTRDNNLMTIIRNILLVLKIFGRFRKVSTFLQSIITKPAQTVVFSFIMVILIGSLILMMPVMSTGVSLTPLNALFTVTSAVCVTGLTVIDTANQFTPIGKIVILLLIQIGGLGIMLLSFFMVFLFKQRLSVKDKNLLSYMLSSKNTQSLKRSVLRIIFLTFLIEITGALLLFPIFSKSGLPFARAVFFSIFHSVSAFCNAGFALYSDSLVSFNKNLMMNIIITTLIIAGGISFAVILDIHSLFFNWFKKKKAPLSINSKIVLIVSSILTVSGTLIIYKLEHISNLYPAPLWNQYLSAYFQSVTLRTAGFNTIPFEKLSNGTLLIMMGLMFIGGASGSTAGGIKVNTLGVVWAYIRSFRRGEQEILLYRQQIPKDNILQAFTVIAFAVLSIFIVSSVLVITEDAPPIKILFETVSAFATVGLTAGITGSLSPIGKIGIIFLMFLGRLGPLTLLTASSGKEKQSRISYPEASIMIG; encoded by the coding sequence ATGAGAAAAATATTCTTAATCTTTTTTGTAATTCTGGGGATAATAGGTTTATTTCTGGAACAGTATAGAAACATTCCAGGGATTCTTAACTGGTTTGTTACCATAATTGATTACTCCCTTGTTTCCTATCTTCTACTGGACTTCTTTTGGGGTATGAAGTCCAGCAGTAAACCATCTTATTATATAAAAAAGAATCTCTTTTCTTTCCTTTTTATAATTATTTATTTATCCCTGTTTATTATAAACCTATTACTGAAACAGAGAAGTGATCTGTTGACTCGGGATAACAACCTGATGACAATTATCAGAAACATTCTTCTTGTACTGAAAATATTCGGCAGATTCAGAAAAGTCTCAACCTTTCTTCAATCCATCATTACCAAACCTGCCCAGACAGTTGTATTCAGTTTTATAATGGTAATTCTTATTGGATCACTGATTTTGATGATGCCTGTTATGAGTACAGGCGTTTCTCTTACGCCTTTAAATGCCCTCTTTACTGTTACATCAGCAGTTTGTGTAACTGGTCTGACTGTTATTGATACAGCAAATCAATTCACACCGATTGGAAAGATCGTTATCCTGCTTCTAATTCAGATAGGAGGCTTGGGAATAATGCTCCTATCTTTCTTTATGGTCTTCTTGTTCAAACAGAGGTTGAGTGTAAAAGATAAGAATCTTTTATCATACATGCTTAGCAGTAAAAATACTCAATCCTTAAAAAGGAGTGTATTGAGGATCATTTTCCTTACTTTTCTAATTGAAATAACAGGGGCACTACTCCTTTTCCCCATTTTCAGTAAAAGCGGTTTACCCTTTGCCAGGGCCGTATTCTTCAGCATATTTCACTCAGTATCTGCCTTTTGTAATGCCGGGTTCGCCCTTTATTCAGACAGTCTGGTGTCATTCAATAAGAATCTGATGATGAATATAATCATTACGACCCTCATTATTGCCGGAGGAATCAGCTTTGCTGTAATACTGGATATTCACAGTCTCTTTTTCAATTGGTTCAAAAAGAAGAAAGCTCCCTTATCTATTAATTCTAAAATAGTCCTCATTGTGTCTTCTATCCTTACAGTTTCGGGTACCCTCATCATCTATAAACTGGAGCATATTTCTAATCTCTATCCTGCCCCCCTATGGAACCAATACTTATCAGCTTATTTTCAGTCCGTAACACTCAGAACCGCAGGTTTTAACACAATACCCTTTGAAAAATTATCAAATGGAACTCTTTTAATTATGATGGGCTTAATGTTTATTGGCGGAGCCTCCGGAAGTACTGCAGGAGGAATAAAGGTCAATACATTGGGGGTCGTATGGGCTTATATTCGTTCTTTCAGAAGAGGGGAACAGGAGATTCTACTCTACAGACAACAGATCCCTAAAGATAATATCCTACAGGCATTTACGGTCATAGCATTTGCTGTTCTATCAATATTCATTGTCAGCTCAGTATTAGTTATCACAGAAGATGCACCACCCATTAAAATACTATTTGAAACTGTCTCAGCATTTGCAACTGTAGGATTAACTGCCGGAATAACAGGATCTCTCTCCCCAATTGGAAAGATAGGAATCATATTTCTAATGTTTTTAGGGAGACTGGGACCTTTAACCCTGTTAACAGCTTCTTCGGGCAAAGAAAAACAGAGCCGGATATCCTACCCCGAAGCTTCAATAATGATTGGTTGA
- a CDS encoding TrkA family potassium uptake protein, which yields MDKTYAVIGLGVFGRKVCEVLSTKGADVIAIDNTAEQVNRVKDIVSQAVLLDSTDEESLSEASLDSVDAAIVAIGDNIEASILTTALLKQLGVQYIIARSVNKIHYQVLKKVGADEIINIEEDQGTRIALNLVAPSVMEKVQLSKEIILSELYLPQAFVKNSVKEMEFETRFNIRLVAIRRSLNQMDAEGLSLRKEVLLFPEADEKLEEGDILIMVGDESKLESFQKSGSQP from the coding sequence ATGGATAAAACATATGCGGTCATCGGATTAGGAGTTTTTGGTAGAAAAGTCTGTGAAGTACTATCAACCAAAGGTGCGGATGTGATTGCCATAGATAATACGGCAGAACAAGTGAACCGGGTGAAAGATATTGTCAGCCAGGCTGTGCTGCTTGATTCAACGGATGAAGAATCATTATCAGAAGCGTCTCTGGATTCGGTTGATGCAGCGATTGTTGCTATTGGTGATAATATTGAAGCAAGCATACTGACAACCGCACTATTAAAACAGCTTGGCGTCCAATATATAATTGCCAGATCCGTAAATAAGATTCACTATCAGGTTTTAAAGAAGGTCGGAGCCGACGAAATCATCAACATAGAAGAGGATCAGGGGACCAGGATTGCTTTAAACCTGGTAGCTCCCTCGGTAATGGAAAAAGTTCAGTTATCAAAAGAAATAATACTCTCAGAGCTCTATCTACCCCAGGCTTTTGTGAAAAACTCAGTGAAGGAAATGGAGTTTGAAACCCGATTTAATATCAGGCTTGTTGCTATACGCAGAAGTTTGAACCAGATGGATGCTGAAGGATTGAGTCTACGTAAAGAAGTTCTACTCTTTCCTGAGGCAGATGAAAAACTGGAAGAAGGAGACATACTCATAATGGTAGGTGACGAGAGTAAACTTGAGTCTTTCCAGAAAAGCGGGAGTCAACCATGA
- a CDS encoding succinylglutamate desuccinylase/aspartoacylase family protein, with the protein MPDRVKNSSFEIADMLVKPGTKATGELPLVKLVTGNQISIPLYIFNGYEPGPVIWISAAIHGDEVAGVEIIRQVIEKINPKKLRGTLITVPIVNVHGFLNRERYLPDRRDLNRSFPGSAKGSLAAGIAHLFMSEIVSRCDMGIDLHTGSNNRANYPQIRSDLDNPESKRLCEVFGAPIMLHSKIRDGSLRGAASERGKKVLLYEGGEANRFDYEAIRYAVNGIMRILADQGMTDTFTEPNEMQSLESRNSSWLRAKKSGIAIMGSELGEFINKGQTMGLIHNSLGKQLGRIIAHSSGLIIGRSMQPLVNQGDALYHIAEVNGE; encoded by the coding sequence ATGCCCGATAGAGTAAAAAACTCCAGCTTTGAAATTGCTGATATGCTTGTAAAACCCGGCACAAAAGCAACAGGAGAATTACCTCTTGTAAAGTTAGTGACAGGTAATCAAATATCCATTCCTCTCTATATATTCAACGGATATGAACCGGGACCTGTGATATGGATAAGTGCAGCAATACATGGAGATGAAGTAGCCGGAGTGGAAATCATCAGGCAGGTAATCGAAAAGATAAATCCAAAGAAGCTGAGGGGTACACTGATTACAGTTCCCATAGTTAATGTGCATGGATTTTTAAATAGAGAACGATATCTCCCTGACAGGAGAGATCTAAACCGATCCTTCCCCGGTTCAGCCAAAGGCTCTCTTGCCGCAGGAATTGCGCACCTCTTTATGTCTGAGATTGTCAGCAGATGTGATATGGGTATAGACCTTCATACAGGCTCAAATAATAGAGCAAATTACCCTCAAATTCGATCAGATCTTGATAATCCTGAGTCAAAAAGGTTATGTGAGGTATTCGGTGCCCCTATTATGCTCCATTCAAAAATCCGGGATGGTTCTCTAAGAGGGGCTGCCAGTGAGAGAGGTAAAAAAGTTCTTCTTTATGAGGGAGGAGAAGCCAATCGCTTTGACTATGAAGCCATAAGATATGCCGTAAATGGCATTATGAGAATACTTGCAGATCAAGGAATGACTGATACTTTTACTGAACCTAATGAGATGCAGTCACTGGAAAGCAGAAACAGTTCCTGGCTGAGAGCAAAGAAAAGTGGAATAGCAATAATGGGCAGTGAGCTGGGAGAGTTTATCAATAAAGGGCAGACCATGGGCCTCATTCACAACTCTCTTGGAAAACAGCTGGGACGTATTATAGCCCATAGCAGTGGTTTGATAATTGGACGAAGCATGCAGCCCCTGGTAAATCAGGGAGATGCTTTATACCATATAGCGGAGGTTAATGGCGAATGA
- a CDS encoding NAD(P)/FAD-dependent oxidoreductase: MQYDVLVLGSGPAGFYSALSCGRNGLKTALVERDIQGGTGLATGCLPVKMILDRIKLLRETGVPERLPQVLNDSRERMNHLGPLMNRRLMSAGVDLYTGEGFFLSADSFKVDDTILSARSIILATGTEPGSLPGVSDHPNCISHKEAVSLSRPPGSLTIVGGDVEGIEFASLFSELGTSVTVLEQQSEILTGYDRDLVQPIADRLKDNGVSFKMDTRVTGSGEKGELLTDSQSINPSGPVLITGIRRPSFPEGLAAAGVECLKDRIPVNGSLRTNVPHIFAVGDINGLLGMGSAAVQQGMQMGDFLKDNIPITLDQGGLPRAVFSLPEIAGAGQQEKDLIAAGIPYGSGQFPFNHTWRGMGKWETGFVKVLVTDKDRLAGLWMSGQTVSETAGFCGPVLDAGIGLSSLRKSLMIHPVLGEAVLEACNQIHWE; this comes from the coding sequence GTGCAATATGATGTGCTTGTGCTGGGCTCCGGTCCTGCGGGCTTTTACTCTGCCTTAAGCTGTGGCAGAAATGGACTCAAGACTGCTCTTGTAGAGCGGGACATACAGGGAGGAACGGGTCTGGCAACAGGCTGTCTCCCTGTTAAGATGATCCTGGATCGCATTAAGCTTCTTCGTGAAACCGGAGTTCCTGAAAGGCTGCCCCAGGTTCTGAATGATAGCCGGGAGAGAATGAATCATCTGGGGCCGTTGATGAATCGTCGTCTGATGTCTGCGGGAGTTGATCTTTATACGGGAGAAGGTTTTTTTCTCTCTGCTGATAGCTTTAAAGTTGATGATACCATCCTCTCAGCCCGTTCTATTATTCTGGCAACGGGAACCGAACCCGGGAGTCTCCCCGGAGTATCTGACCATCCCAACTGTATTTCTCATAAAGAGGCTGTTTCACTTTCCCGGCCACCCGGTTCTCTGACGATTGTCGGGGGGGATGTGGAGGGGATCGAGTTTGCCTCACTTTTTTCTGAGTTGGGAACATCCGTAACAGTCCTTGAACAGCAGAGTGAAATTCTGACCGGGTACGATAGAGATCTTGTACAGCCTATAGCGGATCGCCTGAAGGACAATGGAGTCTCCTTCAAAATGGATACCAGGGTGACCGGTTCTGGAGAGAAGGGCGAGTTATTAACAGATTCCCAATCTATAAATCCTTCCGGGCCTGTTCTGATCACAGGCATCCGTCGTCCCTCATTTCCCGAAGGCCTTGCGGCTGCCGGGGTAGAGTGTCTGAAGGATCGAATTCCCGTCAATGGATCTCTAAGAACCAACGTTCCCCATATTTTTGCTGTGGGAGATATCAACGGTTTATTAGGGATGGGAAGTGCTGCGGTTCAGCAGGGGATGCAGATGGGAGACTTTCTGAAAGATAATATCCCCATAACCCTGGACCAGGGTGGACTTCCCAGGGCAGTCTTTTCTCTTCCTGAAATTGCCGGAGCCGGACAGCAGGAGAAAGACCTGATTGCCGCGGGAATTCCCTATGGTTCAGGACAGTTCCCTTTTAACCATACCTGGCGTGGAATGGGCAAGTGGGAAACTGGTTTTGTGAAAGTTCTTGTAACAGATAAAGATCGGCTGGCAGGTCTCTGGATGAGCGGTCAGACTGTATCAGAAACAGCAGGTTTCTGCGGACCTGTATTGGATGCCGGGATAGGACTCTCCAGCCTGAGGAAATCATTGATGATTCACCCTGTTCTGGGCGAAGCTGTTCTGGAAGCCTGTAATCAAATACATTGGGAGTAA